From the genome of Amylibacter sp. IMCC11727:
CCGCTGCGCCTAAAGGCACAAGATTCCGAAGATTTGGTGGCGATTTCTGCGGTGCTGCAAGATGCGGTTTTGCCAGTATCCGAAATGCAGTTTCAAGCAGGCGAGCAGCGGTTTGGACTGCTGGCCAATCGGTTTCGTTGGGAAGACGTCGATGCTGCGGCGGCGTCAAAACGGGCTGTGGAACGCGTGCAAGCGGTTGTTGTGTTTGATAGTGTGTTGAAGGTGCGGTCTTCGGGGCTGGACCTGAAAGACAAAGAGCAGGTGATTTCTGTGCTGTCCATGACGTTTGAAGCAGGCGAGGATGGAGCGGGTACGGTTGTGCTGACACTGGCTGGTGATGGTGCAATTGCGCTCGATGTAGAATGTGTGGAGGTGACGTTG
Proteins encoded in this window:
- a CDS encoding DUF2948 family protein gives rise to the protein MVDDARFEDGAEKPLRLKAQDSEDLVAISAVLQDAVLPVSEMQFQAGEQRFGLLANRFRWEDVDAAAASKRAVERVQAVVVFDSVLKVRSSGLDLKDKEQVISVLSMTFEAGEDGAGTVVLTLAGDGAIALDVECVEVTLADVTRPYIAPSGKVPSHPA